A region of the Triplophysa rosa linkage group LG5, Trosa_1v2, whole genome shotgun sequence genome:
TAtaatcatttgaaatgtaatcTCTTTTGAAATttatttaagattattttaGTAACATTTTATTATGAAACAGTTCATGTAATTAACAGGGACTTGGGGCAAAATTGCCCTGGATAGATATAGATTAACTAGCGACAAACAAAtgaatttatgtatttttttttatttaaagaaaaacaagatgCTTATTCACACTCCAAtcaaatgatgaaaaacatctcaaaacaacatcaaaaaatgatcattagCCTTATAACATGAGGTTTTAAAGATTTAGCAGATGAACCTGCCAAAATTTGTTTAAATGACACTTCTCATTTGTAACATAAACAATATTACAGTAACTAGTAAAATGTTACTAACCTTCTAAAGTAATGGTCACTAAATCTTTTGAACTTTAATAGACTAAATTGCTTTttgaaataaaagcatttgtAATTTGTGTAATCATACATTTAACATTTGTATAATCTTTGCACAACCTATTGGACGAGATGCTACAAttttactgtagatttgttTTTGACAAGAAACCCAGGGTAGAGAGGTTGAGTGAACGTTGTCTGGACTTTGTGGATGAGTGTCATCTTTTCAGAAACGCTGTAGAAAGACAGAGTCCCCGCTCTGTAATCAACATACACTCCTATTCTATAACTGCTGGAGGACACAGGGAGTTTAGTCCATTTATTGTTGTGCACAAATGAGTATTTAGAGGGAGAGCAGAGCAAACTCCAGGACTGATTATTCCCTCCAAATAAACACTCATAACCATTTCCCTTTCTGCTGATGCTCTTATATGCCACTGAAATTAACACACCTTCATCCCCACTCCACTCAACCTCCCAGTAACAGCGTCCACTGACACTCTCTTTACACAACACCTGCCACCAGTGATCAAATCTGTCGGGATGATCAAGATACTGATGATGGTCTGTATCAGTGTTGGTAGCTGTTCTGTTCCCATCTGACAGACGAAGATGTTTATACACAGTGTTTGAATCCAGTGTGAACTGATTGGCGTCTGATAGAGATAAAAACATATTTGCTTCAGTTTAACAAAAGTCACATTTGATCAATGTAATAGTCTGTTTATTtctatatttagattttttttctttatttactaTATTTTCTCCTACATCATTGTTAATTCATGTCTTTTAATCAGACTGGATTAAGAAAAGCAGGAAAGTTTAGGACCAAACCAAACCTTTTGTTTCATAACAATTCTGGAATTCAACTGATTTTACAGTATGAAAACATCTTTGATATTATTcagtgtacatttttaaatcaaaatcgACATTTTCTCTCTAGTATACCTTGTGCACTTTTAAATATTTAGGATATTTAAAAATTCCTTACATCGCAGAAACTCTTCCCTGGTCTTGTGTTCATCGGAATGAATTCTGATATGTGTaactaagaaaaaaaacagacatcagTTAGACATAgtcatattataaatataacctTAAAATAAGTAACATCTGCTACTTTACCTCTATTAGGCAAACTTTTTATCTCCTCTCTACAGAAATTCTGCAGTTTTTCTTTCAGTTGAGAGACCGATTTTCTTACATCATCAAAAGAGAGCAGAGGACTGATGTTGCCCGAGACTGTGCAGTTAAGAGCTACAGAGACCGATTGAAAACtctgcaaaagaaaacaaaaattcaTTATCTCCACACTTTCTCTACTAGACAGCAGAAATTTGGTATggtcacattattttttactacTTTTTCCAGTAAGTGAAACTTCCATAACACGCAGAATTAGAGGCAAAATGTGTTTCAGGACAGAAATTGTATTTCAGTGTTGTGTTACCTGCAGGAAATGGATGTGATTGTCTGTGTGTGAAAGCTGCTCCAGTTCAGCATCTCTCCTCCTCAGATCAACAATCTCCTGCTCCAGTCGCTCCAAGAGACCCTCCGCTCGACTCACCGCTGCCTTTTCCTGATCTCTGATCAGCTGTGTCACCTCAGAGCTACGTCTCTCAATGAAGCGGATCAGCTCAGCAAAGATCCTCTCACTGTCCTCCACTGCCGTCTGTGCAGAGCGCTGTTAAAACACACATTACAGTCGACTCCTATACATCACACTGTGTCTGAAGACTGAATCTCAAACTGCTCTTCTAGCTGTCAACAGATGTTCTTCTGCTCAAAACTCACCTTATGAGAATCCACAGCGTCTCTCACCTCCTGAAGCTCATCCTCTCTCTCTTGGATTCTCTGCTGAATTTTTCTTTGCGTCTCTCCTAAAAGTGCCTgtcaaatatataataataaacaatgttatatataataataaacaatgttaGAGAAAACATGTACTTGGCAGAGAAGCCCACTGACTCTAGGTTAAATCGAAGGGTCAAggtaaatatgtaaatacaaaaatgtccATGTCCTAAGAGTGCACGTGCATcatgattaaaaaatgtgtgtatttactAAAGGAATTACAATACCTGTTTCTCGGTCCTTTCTGCTGTAGCTGATATAGTATCGTGGTTTTTATGTTTGCCCACCACACATAGCAAACAAATGCACTGCTGGTCGGTACGACAGAAAACCTCTAACAATCTGCCGTGTTGAGAACACATCATAGTCTTTAGGTGTCCACTTGCATCAGTTACCTTGTGCCGTTTAACCGAGTGAAACTCCTCGTGCAGTTTAAAGTGAGTCTGACAGTAAGATTCATGACAGACTAGACAGGATTTAACAGCTTTGTGTTTTCTCCCAGTACATTTGTCACACTCCACATCTTCAGGTCCGGCGAGACAGTTAGAAGGACCAGCAGTTTTACGCTTTGGCCTAAGTTTCGTCTTTTTCAGGTCCTGCACCAGATCAGCAAACATCACGTTCTTATATAAAGCGGGTCTTGGAGTGAATGTGTGTCTGCACTGAGGGCATCTATAAACTCCAGTGTGATCATCCTGATTCCAGCATTCTGTGATACAATCCATACAGAAACTGTGTCCGCATGGTATGGTCACTGGATCCTTCAGTAAGTCCAAACATACAGGGCAGCTGAACTTGTCTTGATAAAAGCTGCCTTCTGCCATGTTGCTGTAACGTGACTGTGTACACACAGATAAAAAGCCACAAACAACTGAACAACAACGCCTATTATAAAGTCGGGGTTGATCAGTGTGCACCAACTGCACGAATCGAGAGTCGTCCCGGTGATGAAACCAACAAGTATATTAACAAAACGCCGCAATGCTATAAAAAACCTTAAATAACGTGAAGGAAAAGGAACTTCCgtcttttttaagtaaaaagacATAGAGGGAATGGACGTGTCGTCACTCTACCACGTGAACACCACGTGAGCACGCCTACCAGACGCAATAGACCTATATGGAAGGCCGTTTTGGCAAATATTTCTTTAGACGTATGGAAGGCCGtttgatcaaaaatgtctttagacgtaacgtgtacagacgatATAACGCGTGGACGCGTCATTGTATGGCGGGGCTCAGATCGGCTTACTGCTAGGCACATGTATCTGCACTCCCGTATTTCGGATGTTGCGTAAGATGACTCTGTGAATCTCTCTCGGTATGTACCGACGTTTTTAATCATTGTCGTAAACTGTTACTGTTTTTAACCACGCGTTTTATGTTTGGCAGGTGATTGTACGTCCAAAGTTTCCGTTATGGGCGGAAAGTAAATCCCTTGACTGCACTGCTGCTTTGACCGGGGCTTCATTGTTTCTTTGCTGTTTTCTTCTACGTCAAGTTTAACCAACGACTCCATTGTTATCTGAACTCATCTTTGGGTACAATATGTATCTGAATGCATTTGCAATTTCAATTTAGTCTTTCTGACCACGGAAGGGTTACCAACGACTTGAGTGTTTCTAACCTCACTCTTGTTTACCGTGTATATTTGAACGCAGATTTGATTTCCTCTTAGTCTTTGTGACTATAGCAGTGTAACCAACAACTTCATTGTTATCTGAAGTCATCCTTGCTTACAGTGTATGTATATCGGAATGCAACTGTAATCTCCCTTGTTTACTACATAACTGattgcttttgatttttcttCTTTGTTTTGATTATGTGGTCATTTGATTGGTTTTTCtcgtgtgtatatgtatgtggtTTCGTTTTTCAGATAAATCATATTGGTGAGGTGAGAGACGTTGGCTGTGGGTGGATGTCCACAGATTACTGTGCTGGAGATTTTGCTGTTTCACAAGTGTGGTGTCTCGAATCGTGTGGTGACGAATTAGCGACCCCTGCTGGCGACATCTCTCCTTACTGATATGATGgttcatttgtgttttcttttggtTGTTAGAAGTTACTTGATGAGGCCTTGTGCAAAATTGTTCTTCCATTGGATTGTGTGGTTTGTAATAAAGCTTTAAATGTTtctacttattttatttttgtttatgctCACTCCACCTCTGACTATAAACCTGTCTCTCTAAACTGTGATTTCCCGGTGTTTCCCGGGTGGCATAGTCGAGTAGCTTAGTTTACAAATTTTCCTTGTCCTGTATCTTTCACCCTCCTTGCCACACATGCATATTCATAAAACACCATGAAAATTGTTGATGAATATGATCCAGTGAGTATATTCTTTATAACATCACACTTTACATGTTCTGTTGCTGTGTCTACCTACATAAATAACCCAATTACTGAGTAACAACTATAATAAGAATAACTGTAGGGTATACCTGGATTGTATCAATGCTAATGCCATATTtggtgtaaaaataataaatgataaaataattaaatacattataGTGACGTGAATTACCATTTGTCACTAGAGGTGTTGTAGGGTAGTTTCTGATGCTTGAAATCCAAACAAATTCATCCTCCAAATACTGCTTTATCTGGTTTATTCATCACACAGCTCATAAAGGTCATTCTTGCTGATATTTCTGCTGCACCATGCCCATAAATTATAATTGGATGCCTCCAAACATTTACCACCAGACACAGTCAAAAAATGTTGTGCTTCAACCTGATTACACACCTGGTTC
Encoded here:
- the LOC130554571 gene encoding tripartite motif-containing protein 16-like protein, with product MAEGSFYQDKFSCPVCLDLLKDPVTIPCGHSFCMDCITECWNQDDHTGVYRCPQCRHTFTPRPALYKNVMFADLVQDLKKTKLRPKRKTAGPSNCLAGPEDVECDKCTGRKHKAVKSCLVCHESYCQTHFKLHEEFHSVKRHKVTDASGHLKTMMCSQHGRLLEVFCRTDQQCICLLCVVGKHKNHDTISATAERTEKQALLGETQRKIQQRIQEREDELQEVRDAVDSHKRSAQTAVEDSERIFAELIRFIERRSSEVTQLIRDQEKAAVSRAEGLLERLEQEIVDLRRRDAELEQLSHTDNHIHFLQSFQSVSVALNCTVSGNISPLLSFDDVRKSVSQLKEKLQNFCREEIKSLPNRVTHIRIHSDEHKTREEFLRYANQFTLDSNTVYKHLRLSDGNRTATNTDTDHHQYLDHPDRFDHWWQVLCKESVSGRCYWEVEWSGDEGVLISVAYKSISRKGNGYECLFGGNNQSWSLLCSPSKYSFVHNNKWTKLPVSSSSYRIGVYVDYRAGTLSFYSVSEKMTLIHKVQTTFTQPLYPGFLVKNKSTVKL